CAGAACTGCGACGAGTACTACAGCTACAACGCGCTCGCGGGCCTCGTCCGCACCGCCGACGAGCTGCCGGCCCCGCGCGACCCGTGGGAGCTGGTCGCCGAAGCCGTCGACCGCATGGCCCGCAACGGCGACACGATGCGCGCCGACCGGCTCAAGCAGGTCATGCAGGACATGGACCCCTCGTTCGACGAAAAGAACCTGGGGATGCCGAAGTTCTCGCGCTTCGTGAGCGAGGCCGCGCACCGCGGCCTGCTCACGCTCACGCGCCTCGAGAGCGGTCAGTACGAGATCGCCCCCGCGCGCCCGGCCGGCGCGCGCGACCGCGGACGCGACGGCGGCCGCGACCTGCCGCGCGACACCGGCCGCGACGCGGGCCGCGGCTCGCCGCGCGACGCGGCCCGCGACTTCGCGCGCGACCTCGCCGCGCGCGACACCGCACGCGACACGACGCGCGACGCCGCGCGCGACCGGGCCGAGACGTTCGACGCCACCGACGCCGACCTGACCGACCGGGAGGTCGACGACGGGACGGACGAAGAACCGGCCGCCGAGCAGCCGTCGCGCGCCGACCGCTTCGACCGCGGCCGCGGGCGGCGGCGCGGCCGCGGTCGCGGCGGACGCGACTCCGACCGCGCGACGACCGGCGAGTTCGCCGTGCCGGCGGACGACCTCGTCGCCGCCGACCGGCCGCCCGCGGAACCGCGCGACGTCACGCCGATCCCGATCGTTCCGACGATCGGCGTACAGGGCGAGCGCCTCACGCGCGCCGAGGCGTTCGACCTCGTCCGCCGCGGCGTCGAAGCGCTCACGGCCGGCGACGACGACCGCGCGGGCGTCCAGGAACTGCGCGAGCAGGTGTTCGCCCTCCTCGGCCGCGACTCCGAAAGCCTGAGCGAGCGCATGTTCCCGCGCATCGTGCAGGACGCGGCCGACAACGGCGTCGTCCGCACCTTCCGCGACGGCGACGCGATGACGGTCGGGCGCGTGCCGCGTCCGGCGCCTAACGTCGGCGACGAGTTGAGTCGCGCGGCGGCGGTCACCCAGGCGGCGCCCGCCCCGGTCGCGCCCGCGCCGTCGGCCCCCGCGGCCCCGCGCGGCATGGGCCCGCGCGGCGTCGCGCGCGGCCGCGGCGGCCGGCTCGGCGCGCCGCCGCCCGAGTTGCTCTTCATCGGCGCCGTGCCCCCGGGCGGGGGGCCGACCACGGCCAACGCGCCCGTCGCCTCGCCCGCGGTCGACACCCTCCCGGTCGACACGGCGCCCCCGAACGTGGCGCCCGTCGATGCCGGACGCGTCGCGGCCGTGACCACCGCGTCGGACGAGGGCGCGTCCGCGCCCGCTCCGGTTTCACCCACCGCGGCCGCGCCGACAGACGACGCACCCGCGGTCTCGATCGAGTCGGCGGACGCCGCCGACGCCGCGAGCTCGGACGACGCCGGCGTGGCAGCCCAGCCGGCGGCCCGCAGTCGGAATCGGCGCAGCCGCGGTCGCGGCCGTGGCGCCGCCCGCGGCGGCGCGCCCGCGACCGACGCCCCGGCCGAGCCGGAGGCCGCGGCACCAGCGCCGACGGCGACCGAAGCGGTCGCACCGCAGCCCGCCGCGGACGACACCGCCGCGCCCGCCCGCGGGCGCGGCGCGCGCAAGGCGGCCGCCAAGGCGCCCGCGAAGACCGCGGCCAAGCGCGGCGCCCGCAAGCGCGCCCCCGGGACCGCCGCGCGCGGCACCGACCAGGGAGCGTGACCCGACGGCCCGCTCCCCCGTTCCCCGTCGCCTTTTACGACCGCGACCCACGCCCCGTCGCCCGCGCGCTGTTAGGCGCCGTCCTCGAGTGCCGCACGCCCGCGGGCACGGCCCGCGGGCGCGTCGTCGAGACCGAGGCCTACCTCGGCCCGCACGACCCCGCGTGCCACGCCGTCGCCGGCCGCACGCGGCGGACCTGGCACCTCCACGGCCCGCCCGGCCGCGCGTACGTCTACCGCATCTACGGGATGCACTGGTGCTTCAACGCCGTCACCCTCCCCGAGGGGGTGGGCAGCGCCGTGCTCGTGCGCGCCGTCGCACCGTTAGGCGACCTCGCGCTCGCCCGCGCGCGGCGCCCCGGCGTCCGCCGCGACGCCGACCTCACCAACGGCCCCGGCAAGCTCTGCGCGGCCCTCGGCATCGACGGCCGCCTCGACGGCGCGCCGCTCGACGGCACGCCACTCGACTTCCAGCTCGCGCTCGTGCTGCGCCCGGACGTCGCGGTCGCGGACGACGACGTGCTCGTCACGCCGCGCATCGGCATCACGCGCGCCGCCGACTGGCCGCTCCGCTACCTCGTCCGCGGCGACGCGTGCGTCTCGCGCACCCCGCCGACCTTCTACCGTCGCCCCTACGCGCCGGGCGTCGACGCGGTCTGAGCGTCAGACGCCGTCCCGACCTCGCCCTATGCCCCCGTCCACGCCCCGCCACGCGCCGCCCTGGCCGGACCCGTTCCTCACCCCGGTCCTCGGCACCGTCTTCGCCGAGCGCGCGGCCGTCGTCCACCGCCTCCATGCCGGCGACCACCTGATCCTCGTCCCCGACCCGCCCGACACCGAGGACCCGAACGTCTGGGTCCACGCCCCCGGCGGCGACCTCGTCGGCCACCTCCCCGTCGAGACCGGCGCACGCCTCGCGCAATGGATGATCGCCGGCGGCCGCGCCGGCGCTACGGTGGACAAAGTCGGCGGCGAGGACGTCGCCAGCTGGCGCCGCCTGATCGTCCGCGTCGAGTGCCACCCCGACTGACCGTCCGTACGCCTCGATCAGCGCCGCCGCGCGCGACGCCCGCCCTACGCCCCTGCCTAACGCAGAACTCCGACCCGCCGCCCCGCGCGCTTGAATGCCGCGACCGCGCAGTCGAGGTCCTCGCGCGTGTGGGCGGCCGAGATCTGGCACCGCACCCGCGCCTGCCCCTGCGGCACGACCGGGAACCCGAACCCGGTCACGAACACCCCCTCGTCGAGCAGCGCGTCGCTCATCCCGATCGCCGCCGCCGTCTCGCCGACGATGATCGGCACGATCGGCGTCTCGCCGGCGAGCGGCGCGAACCCCGCCTCGACGATCGCCTCCCGGAAGTACCGCGTGTTCTCGCGCAGCGTCCGCACGCGCCCCGGCTCGGCCTCCGCCACCCGCACCGCCGCGAGCGAACTCGCCGCGACCGTCGGCGGCAGCGCGTTCGAGAACAGCTGCGGCCGCGACCGCTGCGTCATCATGTCGACGAGCGCCGCCGGCCCCGCGATGAACCCGCCCGCCGCCCCGCCTAACGCCTTGCCGAGCGTCGACGTGATCACGTCCACCTCGCCCAGGACGCCGAAGTGCTCCGCCGTCCCGCGCCCCGTCGCGCCGAGGACGCCGGTCGCGTGCGAGTCGTCCATCACCACCGCCGCGCCGAACTCCCGCGCGATCTCGAGGATGTCGGGCAGCTTCGCGATCGACCCCTCCATCGAGAACACGCCGTCCGTCCAGACGAGCTTCCGCCGCGCGTCCCGGTTCGCCGCGAGCTTCGCGCGCAGGTCGTCCATGTCGCCGTGCCTGTAAACGGCCGTCGTGCACTTCTTGATCGCCTTCGCCAGCCGGATCGAGTCGATGATCGACGCGTGGTTCAGCTCGTCCGAGATCACGAAGTCGCCGGCCTCGACGACCGTCGCCGTGAGCGCCTCGTTCGCGTTCCACGCGCTCACGTACGACAGGGCGGCCTCGGTCCCGACGAAGCGCGCGAGCGCCTCTTCCAACTCGCGGTGCACGGTGAACGTGCCGCAGATGAACCGCACGCTCGCCGTCCCCGCGCCGTAGCGCCGCAGCGCGTCGATCCCCGCCTCGACCACCGCCGGCTCGTTCGCCAGGCCGAGGTAGTTGTTCGACGAGAGGATCAGCACTTCACCGCGCCCTTCCATGCGGACGCGGGCGCCCTGCGGGCTCTCGAGATAGTTGAGCCGCTTGTAGACCCGGTCGGCCTTGAGCTGGTCGAGCTGCGCCTGCAGGTCAGCGGCGAGCGCGCCGCCGGGCGGTAGAGTCGTCGTCATCGCGATCTCCGAATCTGGATTCCGGTCGTCGGCGGACGCCGTCAGCGCGCGCCGCCCCGGCGCAGCACCTCGACGACCTCCGCGTGCCCCGCC
This is a stretch of genomic DNA from Gemmatimonadetes bacterium T265. It encodes these proteins:
- a CDS encoding hypothetical protein (frameshifted, insertion at around 588189, deletion at around 588259,588223) gives rise to the protein MSTRYPRPRDRGPAAPSSAAVIAKGPQAAPPSAYAPAAYLPPAPNAALLIDFDNVTLGIQKDLQAELRALLSSDIIRGKVSVQRAYADWRRYPNYVVPLTANSIDIIFAVAGGTTKKNSTDIRLAIDAMELVFTRPEIGTFILLSGDSDFSSLVLKLKEYGKYVIGVGIRESASDLLVQNCDEYYSYNALAGLVRTADELPAPRDPWELVAEAVDRMARNGDTMRADRLKQVMQDMDPSFDEKNLGMPKFSRFVSEAAHRGLLTLTRLESGQYEIAPARPAGARDRGRDGGRDLPRDTGRDAGRGSPRDAARDFARDLAARDTARDTTRDAARDRAETFDATDADLTDREVDDGTDEEPAAEQPSRADRFDRGRGRRRGRGRGGRDSDRATTGEFAVPADDLVAADRPPAEPRDVTPIPIVPTIGVQGERLTRAEAFDLVRRGVEALTAGDDDRAGVQELREQVFALLGRDSESLSERMFPRIVQDAADNGVVRTFRDGDAMTVGRVPRPAPNVGDELSRAAAVTQAAPAPVAPAPSAPAAPRGMGPRGVARGRGGRLGAPPPELLFIGAVPPGGGPTTANAPVASPAVDTLPVDTAPPNVAPVDAGRVAAVTTASDEGASAPAPVSPTAAAPTDDAPAVSIESADAADAASSDDAGVAAQPAARSRNRRSRGRGRGAARGGAPATDAPAEPEAAAPAPTATEAVAPQPAADDTAAPARGRGARKAAAKAPAKTAAKRGARKRAPGTAARGTDQGA
- a CDS encoding putative 3-methyladenine DNA glycosylase, whose product is MTRRPAPPFPVAFYDRDPRPVARALLGAVLECRTPAGTARGRVVETEAYLGPHDPACHAVAGRTRRTWHLHGPPGRAYVYRIYGMHWCFNAVTLPEGVGSAVLVRAVAPLGDLALARARRPGVRRDADLTNGPGKLCAALGIDGRLDGAPLDGTPLDFQLALVLRPDVAVADDDVLVTPRIGITRAADWPLRYLVRGDACVSRTPPTFYRRPYAPGVDAV
- the kbl gene encoding 2-amino-3-ketobutyrate coenzyme A ligase; protein product: MTTTLPPGGALAADLQAQLDQLKADRVYKRLNYLESPQGARVRMEGRGEVLILSSNNYLGLANEPAVVEAGIDALRRYGAGTASVRFICGTFTVHRELEEALARFVGTEAALSYVSAWNANEALTATVVEAGDFVISDELNHASIIDSIRLAKAIKKCTTAVYRHGDMDDLRAKLAANRDARRKLVWTDGVFSMEGSIAKLPDILEIAREFGAAVVMDDSHATGVLGATGRGTAEHFGVLGEVDVITSTLGKALGGAAGGFIAGPAALVDMMTQRSRPQLFSNALPPTVAASSLAAVRVAEAEPGRVRTLRENTRYFREAIVEAGFAPLAGETPIVPIIVGETAAAIGMSDALLDEGVFVTGFGFPVVPQGQARVRCQISAAHTREDLDCAVAAFKRAGRRVGVLR